In Leptospira perdikensis, one genomic interval encodes:
- the fliP gene encoding flagellar type III secretion system pore protein FliP (The bacterial flagellar biogenesis protein FliP forms a type III secretion system (T3SS)-type pore required for flagellar assembly.), with protein MRLRFFSFCKRHKSIIFLISVLFLITAGGFTGLMAQEKGTRIPIPNLSFNVNEAKGPKDTSLSLMILFLVTILSLAPAIVMSVTSFTKVVIVFDFVRRALSLQNLPPNQVMMGLALFVTFFIMAPTIGKVNDEALQPYLNGKIDQSTFMEGSMKHLRQFMIRQLGRDGTKDVALFLKIGKVQNVKSFEDVPSYVLVPAFMLSEIKKAFIIGIYIFIPFIVIDLIVASALLAMGFMMLPPVMISLPLKLILFILIDGWNLLVLELVRSYK; from the coding sequence GTGAGACTGCGTTTTTTTTCCTTCTGTAAGAGACATAAATCTATTATTTTTCTCATTAGTGTTTTATTCCTGATCACGGCCGGTGGGTTCACCGGACTTATGGCTCAAGAAAAAGGCACAAGAATTCCAATTCCTAATCTATCATTTAACGTGAATGAGGCGAAAGGACCAAAGGATACAAGTCTTTCTCTTATGATTCTTTTTCTTGTGACTATTCTATCCTTGGCTCCGGCCATTGTGATGAGTGTCACTTCGTTTACAAAGGTTGTAATCGTTTTTGATTTTGTGAGAAGGGCTCTGTCACTTCAAAACTTACCACCAAACCAGGTGATGATGGGGCTTGCTCTTTTTGTTACTTTTTTCATTATGGCACCTACCATTGGTAAGGTAAATGATGAAGCCTTACAACCTTACCTAAATGGAAAAATTGACCAATCCACATTTATGGAAGGGTCAATGAAACACTTACGTCAGTTTATGATCCGCCAATTAGGGCGAGATGGAACAAAAGATGTCGCTTTGTTTTTAAAAATTGGGAAGGTTCAAAATGTGAAGTCCTTTGAAGACGTTCCTTCTTATGTTTTAGTTCCTGCTTTTATGTTAAGCGAGATTAAAAAAGCTTTTATTATCGGTATTTATATCTTCATCCCTTTTATTGTTATCGATTTGATTGTAGCTTCTGCACTTCTCGCTATGGGTTTTATGATGTTACCTCCGGTGATGATTTCACTTCCTCTAAAACTCATTCTTTTCATTTTAATTGATGGATGGAACTTACTCGTTCTTGAGTTAGTGAGGAGTTATAAATGA
- a CDS encoding DUF971 domain-containing protein, whose amino-acid sequence MPNSQLATFPKEISFDDDSLYIEWKDGHGSKYSLLDLRKKCPCATCRGGHGGKVGDATGHIQSIKLLSWTKVGRYAISIVWSDYHNTGIYSYDNLRAYSDGIASAFD is encoded by the coding sequence ATGCCAAACTCGCAGCTTGCCACCTTCCCGAAAGAGATTTCATTCGATGACGATTCTCTCTATATCGAATGGAAGGATGGGCACGGTTCGAAGTATTCGCTTCTCGATCTTCGCAAAAAATGCCCTTGTGCCACTTGCCGAGGTGGGCATGGGGGGAAAGTAGGGGATGCAACTGGCCATATCCAGTCCATCAAACTCCTTTCTTGGACGAAAGTGGGCCGTTATGCGATTTCTATTGTTTGGAGCGACTACCATAATACGGGAATTTACTCCTATGACAACCTCCGTGCCTATTCGGATGGAATTGCGAGTGCTTTCGACTAG
- the fliR gene encoding flagellar biosynthetic protein FliR, with amino-acid sequence MEPFVLHFQSFLLVLVRLLGLFLVAPFFSSESINFSLRMIFSFMVSLIVYPVVATYMPTVPGHMVNYGILIISEMLIGVFIGFLVSLVFAAFQMAGEFFNNQIGFGYTEILDPVTQNSLPAIGTMKNLMATALFLVIGAHRFLIETLAYSFEKIRIISFTGKVNQGLYRLMEDAIGAMFVVSFKIALPVMGILFLVSLAEGLMGKAAQQMNVMSMSFPLKVFIGTLTLIATLTFIATQMVQGIQISMDKASLLIREWPSL; translated from the coding sequence ATGGAACCATTTGTTTTACACTTTCAATCTTTCCTTTTGGTCTTAGTCCGCCTCCTCGGACTCTTTCTTGTTGCCCCTTTCTTTTCTTCGGAGTCGATCAATTTTTCGCTTAGAATGATCTTTTCCTTTATGGTTTCTCTCATTGTATATCCTGTTGTGGCAACCTATATGCCAACAGTTCCGGGCCATATGGTTAACTACGGAATTCTCATTATTTCTGAGATGTTGATTGGAGTGTTTATTGGATTTCTCGTCTCACTGGTGTTTGCTGCTTTTCAAATGGCAGGTGAGTTTTTTAATAACCAAATTGGTTTCGGATATACAGAAATTTTAGATCCTGTTACTCAAAACTCACTCCCAGCGATTGGAACGATGAAAAACCTAATGGCTACGGCCCTTTTTCTTGTGATTGGCGCACATAGGTTTCTTATTGAAACACTCGCTTATTCTTTCGAAAAAATTAGAATCATTTCTTTTACAGGTAAGGTGAACCAAGGTTTATATCGACTGATGGAAGATGCCATTGGTGCGATGTTTGTGGTTTCGTTCAAAATTGCACTTCCTGTGATGGGAATTTTGTTTTTAGTTTCTCTAGCGGAAGGCCTTATGGGAAAGGCCGCACAACAGATGAATGTGATGTCTATGTCTTTTCCGCTGAAAGTCTTTATTGGAACACTCACTCTCATTGCGACACTTACTTTTATCGCTACACAAATGGTACAAGGGATTCAAATTTCTATGGATAAGGCAAGTTTACTCATTCGGGAGTGGCCAAGTCTATGA
- a CDS encoding SRPBCC family protein → MIKTTVSAVIHKPVSEVFVYVRNMQNQTAYNSSISSSEVVEGKPNEYKIQIDLGILNLNETYKLEEVLENKLIVASCQSNLLKFTDRYEFENTDGNCLLTITDQLELQGLFKLSEGLVKMNLKQQMASNLNALKSILES, encoded by the coding sequence ATGATCAAAACAACCGTTTCAGCGGTGATCCACAAACCAGTCTCCGAAGTATTTGTTTATGTTCGAAATATGCAAAACCAAACGGCTTATAATTCCAGTATTTCCTCTTCTGAAGTAGTAGAAGGAAAACCAAATGAATACAAAATCCAAATTGACTTGGGAATTCTCAACCTAAACGAAACTTATAAACTGGAAGAAGTTCTTGAAAACAAACTCATTGTAGCAAGTTGCCAATCAAATCTCTTAAAATTTACGGATCGTTATGAATTTGAAAATACCGATGGGAACTGCCTCTTAACAATCACGGATCAACTGGAACTACAAGGCCTATTTAAACTAAGCGAAGGTCTAGTAAAAATGAACTTAAAACAACAAATGGCATCAAATCTAAATGCGTTAAAAAGTATTTTAGAGTCTTAA
- a CDS encoding EscU/YscU/HrcU family type III secretion system export apparatus switch protein yields the protein MKWIRFIQFVLNREFIFTWIKSLFGGFDSFSLALPVPFGLGSLKPKETTLVLPGFSSGYYEIDLQLFAAADEGRTEPPSERRRREEKEKGNVPKSNEVASTLVLLGGTGVLFILGDTFIRNTAIFIKKYLPMGMKIDRFGAEEFRVILAGVSRDFFNLLWPVLAITLVFAVVGNVVQVGFMFSPRALSFRFDRISPNFKRVLPNRQTLFNLVKSLAKVVLIGIISYILISGDFLKVLLTGNMGMMQAIKLITYSGFKIMMAAGLLLLGIAVADFFFQKSEFEESLKQTPSEAKREMKEDSGDPVMKNRRMQLARDMMQGNMLREVPKADVVITNPTHYSVALSYEMGRDSAPRVIAKGENRLALEIRRIARENDVPIVESPKQARLLYAQVEVGQEIPQEFFNAVVQILITLEKFRKKVGMG from the coding sequence ATGAAATGGATTCGATTCATTCAGTTTGTATTAAATAGGGAGTTCATTTTTACTTGGATCAAATCGTTGTTTGGTGGATTTGATTCATTTTCTTTGGCCCTGCCTGTTCCCTTTGGTTTGGGTTCTTTAAAACCGAAGGAAACCACATTGGTTCTTCCTGGTTTTTCCTCTGGATACTATGAGATAGACCTCCAACTTTTTGCCGCTGCCGATGAAGGGCGAACGGAACCGCCGAGTGAACGTCGCAGACGGGAAGAAAAAGAGAAGGGGAATGTTCCTAAGTCCAATGAAGTAGCATCCACTTTGGTTTTGTTAGGTGGAACAGGTGTCCTCTTTATATTGGGTGATACTTTTATTCGTAATACTGCCATTTTTATTAAAAAATACCTTCCGATGGGAATGAAAATTGATAGGTTCGGAGCCGAAGAGTTTCGGGTGATCCTCGCGGGAGTCTCACGTGATTTTTTCAATCTCCTTTGGCCTGTACTTGCAATTACTTTAGTTTTTGCTGTTGTGGGGAACGTAGTCCAAGTGGGGTTTATGTTTTCCCCTCGAGCATTATCCTTTCGGTTTGATCGAATTTCTCCCAATTTTAAACGTGTACTGCCTAACCGCCAAACATTGTTTAACTTAGTTAAGTCCCTAGCTAAGGTTGTGTTAATTGGTATCATTAGTTATATATTGATCTCCGGTGATTTTTTAAAAGTTCTTCTGACGGGAAATATGGGAATGATGCAAGCCATCAAACTCATCACATATTCAGGCTTTAAGATTATGATGGCCGCCGGACTTTTGTTACTTGGGATTGCTGTGGCTGACTTCTTTTTTCAAAAGTCAGAATTTGAAGAATCGCTAAAACAAACTCCTTCCGAAGCTAAACGAGAGATGAAAGAAGATTCCGGGGACCCTGTGATGAAAAACCGCAGGATGCAATTAGCTCGAGATATGATGCAAGGGAATATGCTTCGTGAAGTTCCGAAAGCCGATGTTGTCATTACAAACCCCACACATTATTCTGTTGCATTATCTTATGAAATGGGAAGGGACTCCGCTCCTCGAGTGATTGCAAAAGGTGAAAACCGCTTAGCACTCGAAATACGAAGGATCGCTCGGGAAAATGATGTCCCGATCGTAGAAAGTCCAAAACAAGCACGTCTTTTATACGCACAAGTCGAAGTGGGTCAGGAAATTCCGCAAGAGTTCTTTAATGCGGTAGTTCAAATCCTAATCACTCTTGAGAAGTTTAGAAAAAAAGTAGGAATGGGATAA
- a CDS encoding FliO/MopB family protein produces the protein MYFCLTLVLVTSPVVSQGLETKELDQILRQELGDSKTKPTEPNNSNSAPKFEGSANSNKTNASEAGKASEETNLIQERYAENPDDSPSATWILLKILFILAILVGAGYYLILQMQKSKSAKYPVKGFMKVLSSLSLSATQSVQIVEVGGRTLVLGVADGSVSLLTEVTSPDEKSQIQKMKEEADPYVPNFLETVLESLQSKAQRKIRINPSKMESLEFDGAAEIQRKAKEGLERLRKHRELLEGGES, from the coding sequence ATGTACTTTTGCCTGACCCTTGTTTTGGTCACTTCACCTGTTGTTTCGCAAGGTTTGGAGACAAAGGAATTGGATCAAATTCTTCGTCAAGAGTTAGGTGATTCCAAAACAAAACCTACGGAACCAAACAATTCTAATTCAGCTCCAAAATTCGAAGGTTCAGCTAACTCTAACAAAACGAATGCGAGTGAGGCAGGAAAGGCCTCTGAAGAAACCAATCTCATTCAAGAAAGGTATGCAGAAAACCCGGATGATTCTCCTTCTGCGACTTGGATTTTACTGAAAATTTTATTTATTTTAGCCATTCTCGTTGGTGCAGGTTACTACCTCATTCTACAAATGCAAAAATCAAAATCGGCAAAATATCCTGTAAAAGGATTTATGAAGGTTTTGTCTAGTTTGTCACTTTCAGCAACCCAATCAGTACAAATTGTGGAAGTGGGGGGACGTACACTTGTGTTAGGTGTTGCTGATGGATCTGTGAGTTTACTGACAGAAGTAACAAGTCCTGATGAAAAATCACAAATTCAGAAGATGAAAGAAGAAGCGGATCCTTATGTTCCGAATTTTTTAGAAACTGTTTTGGAAAGTTTACAATCGAAAGCCCAAAGAAAAATCCGCATCAATCCATCCAAAATGGAAAGTTTGGAATTTGACGGAGCAGCCGAGATCCAAAGAAAAGCAAAAGAAGGATTGGAACGTTTACGAAAACACCGGGAATTGTTAGAAGGAGGGGAATCGTGA
- the fliQ gene encoding flagellar biosynthesis protein FliQ — protein sequence MTEVDVVNLLRDAFIVTLKISSPILITALVVGLIVGILQTTTSIQEPTIAFVPKLVSIFAVIVFFSAWMVRVMTDYTREIFFMIEKI from the coding sequence ATGACAGAGGTCGATGTAGTCAACTTACTCCGCGATGCATTTATTGTAACACTCAAGATTTCTAGTCCTATCCTCATTACGGCTCTTGTTGTGGGGCTCATTGTTGGTATTTTACAAACAACTACCTCGATACAAGAGCCAACCATTGCTTTTGTTCCGAAACTGGTATCTATATTTGCTGTGATTGTTTTCTTTTCAGCTTGGATGGTGCGAGTGATGACGGACTATACTCGTGAAATTTTTTTTATGATAGAAAAGATATGA
- the lpxD gene encoding UDP-3-O-(3-hydroxymyristoyl)glucosamine N-acyltransferase has product MKLKDLAERLGASFTGLGDLEINGIKDLEHHTPVDSNSIYYVASKKYLAKHKKASDVKIALTIESLASQFPNAIIIPEEGSKVKFIQVVGLFEKKPKYTTSISAKASIHPSAKLGKDVTIMDFAVIQENVVIGDRAVIYPNVVLEPNVEIGEDSVLKSGVIVYYNCKLGKRNLIHSNTVIGADGFGFYDYAGVRYKVPQIGNVIIGDEVEMGAHCTVDRAALESTTIGSFTKFDDHVHVGHNCRVGNYVYIAGATVLAGSVTIEDGCFLAGQSAVAEHLTMKKGSILLGLSGLTEDSKEKTVYFGIPARPALEMHRIHSSLPMLPEMTKEFSKRKKEES; this is encoded by the coding sequence ATGAAACTAAAGGATTTAGCTGAACGATTAGGTGCAAGTTTCACCGGTTTAGGTGATTTGGAAATTAATGGAATTAAAGATTTAGAACATCATACTCCTGTAGATTCGAATAGCATCTATTATGTGGCTTCTAAAAAGTATTTAGCCAAACACAAAAAGGCTTCCGATGTAAAAATCGCTCTTACGATTGAATCCTTAGCTTCTCAATTCCCAAACGCCATCATCATTCCAGAAGAAGGATCAAAAGTAAAATTCATTCAAGTAGTGGGTTTATTTGAAAAAAAACCAAAATATACAACTTCTATCTCTGCAAAAGCGAGTATCCACCCCAGCGCCAAACTAGGAAAAGATGTTACCATTATGGATTTTGCTGTCATCCAGGAAAATGTAGTGATTGGTGACCGAGCTGTCATTTACCCGAATGTTGTTTTGGAACCAAATGTTGAAATTGGCGAAGATAGTGTTTTGAAATCAGGGGTGATTGTTTATTACAACTGTAAGTTGGGAAAACGAAACTTAATTCATTCGAATACTGTTATTGGTGCTGATGGTTTTGGATTTTATGATTACGCTGGTGTTCGGTATAAGGTTCCTCAAATTGGAAACGTAATCATAGGTGATGAAGTGGAAATGGGGGCTCACTGTACGGTAGATCGCGCGGCCCTCGAATCAACGACCATTGGAAGTTTTACTAAATTTGATGACCATGTACATGTGGGTCACAATTGTCGAGTGGGTAATTATGTATACATTGCCGGAGCTACTGTTCTTGCGGGTTCTGTCACCATTGAAGATGGTTGTTTCCTTGCTGGACAATCGGCCGTAGCAGAACACCTAACCATGAAAAAAGGATCGATTCTACTTGGTTTATCGGGGCTCACTGAAGATTCGAAAGAAAAAACAGTTTATTTCGGAATTCCGGCAAGACCTGCATTGGAGATGCATCGAATTCATAGTTCACTTCCTATGTTACCAGAAATGACTAAAGAATTTTCTAAACGAAAGAAAGAAGAGTCTTGA
- a CDS encoding LIC_11366 family protein, protein MSRCIVILPFLVFMISSLVFGNLRAEPSGIEVGMRYGAGERIPGRFDGNLQQFSSTFNPLVFSDVSLSGGKTTNLYEGFVRFLLDSRSRVGFVVGRNDWQMLRLTEVTSDFYYTKLRSEIYSYHVLGMYYFTMPIYKNWEWENGLGIGFTSADWNVRGYSIGELPPNTQYFNQRGRLRGSGLAYRVETAINRRLYEDTFLQIGLGYHHVAIDKFSGNYNGETSSFYIRADGKVGVIDDTRIIDATVSTAQTFRRLDMNSGSWVLYFSVFQRFLD, encoded by the coding sequence ATGTCAAGATGTATTGTGATCCTTCCGTTTCTGGTTTTTATGATTTCTTCCTTAGTCTTCGGCAACTTAAGAGCGGAACCCTCAGGGATAGAAGTGGGAATGCGGTATGGGGCCGGCGAAAGAATCCCGGGCCGCTTTGATGGTAACCTACAGCAGTTCTCCTCCACCTTTAACCCTTTGGTTTTCTCCGATGTAAGTTTGAGCGGCGGAAAAACTACCAACCTATACGAGGGATTTGTTCGTTTCCTTTTGGATTCAAGATCAAGGGTAGGATTTGTTGTCGGCAGAAACGACTGGCAAATGCTTCGTCTAACAGAAGTTACTAGTGACTTCTACTATACAAAACTCCGTTCGGAAATTTACTCATACCATGTCCTCGGAATGTATTATTTCACTATGCCAATTTATAAAAACTGGGAGTGGGAAAATGGACTTGGAATCGGTTTTACTTCCGCAGACTGGAATGTTCGAGGATATTCCATTGGGGAATTACCCCCCAACACACAGTACTTTAATCAAAGAGGAAGACTTAGAGGGAGTGGGCTCGCTTACCGAGTAGAAACTGCCATCAATCGCCGGTTATATGAAGATACCTTTTTGCAGATCGGACTTGGATATCACCATGTCGCTATTGATAAGTTTAGCGGGAATTATAATGGCGAAACCTCAAGTTTCTATATCCGAGCCGATGGGAAAGTCGGAGTCATTGATGATACAAGAATCATTGATGCCACAGTGAGCACTGCACAAACTTTTCGAAGGTTAGATATGAATTCTGGATCATGGGTTCTTTATTTTTCAGTCTTCCAAAGGTTTTTGGATTGA
- the asd gene encoding archaetidylserine decarboxylase (Phosphatidylserine decarboxylase is synthesized as a single chain precursor. Generation of the pyruvoyl active site from a Ser is coupled to cleavage of a Gly-Ser bond between the larger (beta) and smaller (alpha chains). It is an integral membrane protein.): METLFQNGSKFNLILGSDILSPYFYLILIASLYLSFRLGFPQIRFLFLALKILTGNMDFKGSKGQLVHSQAFFAGIGSSLLAGSVIGTALAIAYGGIGVLFWIWVMSLFVMPIRFVSSTLAVKFRNQLPSGRYLSGPMYFIEKALRAKWLAVAFSLASMVTVLLFGGIFPFVGLTYITKEGLNLSGLSGPISISVILLFIVIGGVRRVGRASSILAPIGITLFIFGYVSLFSNAMISFFGFLSDVTNEAFSIKALQGGGAFGVLRALSVSLSTFFLSTETAVGKSSGIAGVVRTDYAAKQGLVSMLASFFEGFIMATLVGFVLYSYGAVNLETILSFPARILEQKESLSVILFCLSFLCFGILSLAGWFYSGEQNAFYVFGEKFSNFFRMLFIGSTLGFSYLYVKYGIDVLSFVMHWGYIAAVITSVPLLVSLMLLGKSANFELKKYLSESGARYEIFKDFYLLFLTLLPKNLISKIFGYFSTLRLPRFMMIPILKAFAKAYKINLSEAELEIKEYASLNQFFTRALRAEARIIDSAVNAVVSPTDSKITSFGNINQSTIIQAKGIDYSVKELLGSEKYYPFFTNGKYITFYLSPQDYHRIHSPFAGQILGYYYEPGKLFPVNDLAVLNIRGLFPKNERLITFLQTEYGKVAVIKVGASNVGKIRVTYDNKIVTNNWIRFAKEHHYKDVSIMIDKGSELGRFEMGSTVILVFENDTIDLTNIALGDKIQYGTTVGNFRSKTTKLPVKA; the protein is encoded by the coding sequence ATGGAAACACTCTTTCAAAACGGATCTAAGTTTAATCTGATTTTAGGATCGGACATCCTCAGCCCTTATTTCTATCTCATCCTTATCGCCTCGCTCTATTTGAGCTTTCGGTTGGGATTCCCACAAATTCGTTTTCTCTTTCTCGCTCTTAAAATCCTTACGGGAAATATGGACTTCAAAGGTTCCAAGGGTCAACTGGTCCATTCACAAGCTTTCTTTGCTGGGATTGGGTCTTCCCTTCTTGCGGGTTCTGTCATTGGAACTGCTCTTGCCATCGCCTACGGCGGAATTGGCGTTCTCTTTTGGATTTGGGTGATGAGTTTGTTTGTTATGCCCATTCGGTTTGTGTCTTCAACTTTGGCTGTCAAGTTTCGAAACCAACTTCCGAGCGGACGTTATCTTTCCGGCCCTATGTACTTTATCGAAAAAGCCTTACGTGCGAAGTGGCTTGCTGTGGCATTTTCCCTTGCTAGTATGGTTACAGTGCTTTTGTTTGGTGGTATTTTTCCCTTTGTTGGACTTACATACATCACCAAGGAAGGTTTAAACTTATCCGGACTCTCTGGTCCTATATCCATTTCCGTCATTTTACTTTTTATCGTTATTGGTGGTGTTAGGCGAGTTGGTCGTGCTTCGTCTATCCTCGCTCCTATAGGAATCACTCTTTTTATTTTTGGTTATGTGTCTCTTTTTTCCAACGCTATGATTTCCTTTTTTGGATTTTTATCCGATGTCACAAACGAAGCCTTCTCCATTAAAGCTTTACAAGGTGGAGGTGCTTTCGGCGTTTTACGTGCCCTTTCGGTTTCTCTGAGTACTTTTTTTCTTTCTACTGAAACTGCTGTTGGTAAATCTTCTGGGATTGCTGGTGTTGTGAGGACTGACTACGCCGCAAAACAAGGCTTAGTGAGTATGTTGGCTTCCTTTTTTGAGGGTTTTATCATGGCAACTCTCGTTGGGTTTGTTTTATATTCTTATGGCGCTGTCAATTTAGAAACTATCCTTTCCTTTCCTGCAAGAATTTTGGAACAAAAAGAATCTTTGTCTGTGATATTGTTTTGTCTTTCTTTTCTTTGTTTTGGGATTCTCAGTCTTGCCGGTTGGTTTTATAGCGGGGAACAAAACGCTTTTTATGTATTTGGGGAAAAATTCTCTAATTTTTTCAGAATGTTATTCATTGGTTCTACTTTAGGATTTTCTTATCTTTATGTAAAGTATGGGATTGATGTTCTTAGTTTTGTGATGCATTGGGGTTATATTGCCGCAGTGATTACAAGTGTTCCTCTGCTTGTTTCCCTTATGTTACTTGGAAAATCTGCTAACTTTGAACTCAAAAAATACCTTTCTGAGTCTGGCGCTCGGTATGAAATCTTCAAAGATTTCTACTTGTTGTTTTTAACATTACTTCCGAAGAACCTAATCTCAAAAATTTTCGGTTACTTTTCAACATTGCGTTTGCCACGATTTATGATGATTCCTATTTTAAAGGCTTTTGCAAAGGCTTATAAAATCAATTTAAGCGAAGCAGAGCTTGAGATTAAAGAATATGCCTCACTCAATCAATTTTTTACTCGTGCCCTTCGTGCCGAAGCAAGGATCATTGACTCTGCAGTGAATGCAGTGGTCTCTCCGACGGATTCTAAAATTACCAGTTTTGGTAATATCAATCAGTCAACAATCATTCAAGCCAAAGGGATTGACTATTCCGTAAAAGAATTGTTAGGTTCAGAAAAATACTATCCGTTCTTTACAAATGGAAAATACATTACATTCTATTTATCCCCACAAGACTACCATCGTATTCACAGTCCGTTTGCCGGTCAAATTTTGGGTTATTATTATGAGCCAGGAAAACTTTTTCCGGTAAATGATTTGGCTGTTCTTAACATCCGAGGGCTTTTTCCTAAAAATGAAAGGCTCATTACCTTCTTACAAACTGAATACGGTAAAGTTGCGGTCATCAAAGTAGGGGCTTCCAACGTGGGAAAGATCCGAGTGACTTACGACAATAAAATTGTCACAAACAACTGGATCCGTTTTGCAAAGGAACACCATTACAAAGATGTCTCCATCATGATCGACAAAGGGTCAGAACTTGGTCGATTTGAAATGGGTTCTACGGTCATCCTAGTGTTTGAAAATGACACCATCGACTTGACAAACATTGCTCTTGGTGACAAAATTCAATACGGGACTACCGTAGGAAACTTTCGTTCCAAAACGACCAAACTACCGGTGAAAGCGTAA
- a CDS encoding arsenate reductase family protein: MNLQIFGTKKCKDSKKAQLFFQERRVTFQFINLQEKEMSKGELRSILGSVSLDDLIDTESKVYEDKNLKYMLYDKEEALLSNPLLFKTPIVRDGKRATIGFVPEIWKQWILESKK; the protein is encoded by the coding sequence ATGAACCTCCAAATCTTCGGAACCAAAAAATGTAAAGATTCTAAGAAGGCACAGCTGTTCTTTCAAGAACGCCGTGTTACTTTTCAGTTCATCAACCTCCAAGAAAAAGAAATGAGTAAGGGAGAACTTAGATCCATCCTCGGAAGTGTGAGTTTAGATGATTTGATTGATACGGAATCGAAAGTCTACGAAGACAAAAATCTAAAATATATGTTATATGATAAAGAAGAGGCTCTACTCTCCAATCCTCTTTTGTTCAAAACACCAATTGTGAGAGATGGCAAACGGGCCACCATTGGATTTGTTCCTGAAATTTGGAAACAATGGATCTTAGAATCTAAAAAATAA
- the fliN gene encoding flagellar motor switch protein FliN yields MGEGSLSQDEIDALLQGADDTFDLSSLSGAASSSSDNLSPIDRDIISDVIGSAFQVAGNTLGTILAKNTRFMNPATESSSSTDIQKELGTKSVSLFSTISGSLAGRVCLIMAQENAAKIAGVMMGGMTPPGQLDNAQLQTLKDSLAPILGTVTAQIGMKLGGTMSGSPPEIALVNSGRDLQLPDDNSLVKTSLSLNIDGVGSFKVYYVISLSMANSVLDIQKGGGQKQQQQSGGMNVNMQPNMGMGGGQGSVGIKGVNFPSLATAGGGPGQTNLNLLMDVQMALTVELGRTKMYIKDILGLGEGSIIELDKLAGEPVDLLVNGKLIAKGEVVVIDENFGVRVTDIVSPTDRLKGEK; encoded by the coding sequence ATGGGTGAAGGTTCACTCTCACAAGACGAGATAGACGCATTACTACAAGGCGCGGATGATACATTCGACCTCTCATCTTTAAGTGGCGCCGCAAGTTCGTCATCGGACAACCTATCTCCAATTGACCGCGACATTATTTCCGATGTGATCGGCTCTGCATTCCAGGTGGCGGGGAACACACTTGGCACGATCTTGGCAAAAAACACTCGTTTTATGAACCCTGCCACCGAATCGAGCTCCTCTACCGATATCCAGAAAGAGCTTGGAACCAAGTCAGTCAGTTTATTTTCAACCATTAGCGGTAGTTTGGCGGGACGTGTTTGCCTCATTATGGCACAAGAGAACGCAGCCAAAATTGCTGGTGTGATGATGGGGGGGATGACTCCTCCGGGCCAACTCGACAATGCACAACTCCAAACTTTAAAAGATTCCCTTGCTCCAATTTTAGGAACAGTAACAGCACAAATTGGGATGAAATTGGGTGGTACCATGTCTGGTAGTCCACCTGAAATTGCCCTTGTGAATTCTGGCCGTGATTTACAGCTGCCAGATGACAATAGTTTGGTGAAGACTTCTCTCAGTTTGAATATTGACGGAGTCGGTTCATTTAAAGTTTATTATGTAATTTCTCTCTCTATGGCAAACTCCGTATTGGACATCCAAAAAGGGGGAGGCCAAAAACAACAGCAGCAGTCTGGCGGAATGAACGTTAACATGCAACCCAATATGGGAATGGGTGGCGGTCAAGGTTCTGTCGGAATCAAAGGTGTTAATTTTCCTTCACTTGCCACTGCAGGTGGTGGGCCCGGACAAACCAATCTCAATCTTCTTATGGATGTGCAGATGGCACTGACTGTGGAACTTGGAAGAACTAAAATGTACATCAAAGACATTTTAGGGCTCGGAGAAGGTTCCATCATCGAACTAGATAAGTTAGCTGGTGAGCCGGTAGATTTACTGGTTAACGGCAAACTCATTGCAAAGGGTGAGGTTGTGGTCATCGATGAAAACTTTGGTGTTCGTGTGACCGATATCGTAAGTCCTACCGACCGACTCAAAGGCGAAAAATGA